GGCGTTCTCGAAGAACGCCGTGCCGAAGCTCAGACGGCTGGCGAGGACGTCGAGCGGATGGCGACGCACCACCAGGACGCGCGGCTCGAAGCGGGCCGCGACCCATTGCACCGCCAACGGGACGTTCACCGACTTCACCACCGGGTGCACGGTGCCGGCGGGAGCGGACTGCGGACGGGCCAGCCTCGTGGCCACCTGCAGCCGCAACGACGACGACCTGCCGCCCGGCTCGAGCAGGGCGCTCTTGGCGCGCGCCGGGGTGCGGGCGTAGACGGCGGTGGCCAGACGTCCCAGGGCGCTCGGCCGACGGGCACGGAAGGCGGACTCCCACATGCGCACGTAGGGCTCGGGCGCGTCGCCGCCGGGCTCCAGCGCGGGCATGAGCCCCAGGCCCGCCCGGGCCCGGGCGGCGAAGGGCACCCAGTCGAAGTTGTCGGGCTCGTGGACATAGGCGGCGCCGACGGTCCGACCCAGGCACGTGGCCACCCACGTGGTCCCGGAGCGGGCGGCGCCCACCACCAGCACCCTGTGGCCGGGCACGCCCGTCGAGCCGTCGCCGCCGGTTGTGGTCCGGGTCATCGCCCGCGGCCACCCGCCCGACGGACATGAGCCCGACAGCAGACGATGATCCTCCCGCCCGAACCGCGCATCGCGCTTCCCCCCGAAGACCGCTGCCTCCGCCCTCGACCGGTATTCGGAGAGAGGACGAACCGCAATCATCGCGCGCGTGGCGCGCCTAGTGCCGCGAGGACCTGCCTCGGGAGCGCACCGCCGCCAGTGCGCCGAGCACACGGCGGCGTTCGATCGGCGTGGCGCCGAAAGCGAAGTACGTCCCGAGATAGACCACCCCGGCCGTCACCGCCAGGACCAGCAGGTGGATCGTGGAGTCCGACAGCAGGGCGTGCCCGCCCACGAGCACGACGGTGGTGACCACGGCCGGCACGACGTGCGGCACGATGGCGTCGGCGGCGAACCGCCGCAGGCTCATGTCCGAGACGCGGCACGACAGCGTCACCATCCACGGCACCTGCACGAGCACGGCGCCCACGAGCGTGCCGAAAGCCACCCCGATGGGGCCCATGACGAGCCCCAGGACCACCGACGACCCCAGGTTGACGGCCGCCTCCACCATGCCGGCGCCGGCCACGGCCCGGGCGCGCCCGCTCCCGGAGAGGACGACGCCGGCGGTGCTCGCCGTCGACCGGACCGCCATGGCGAGCGTGAGGACGATGAGGATCTCGGCGGACTGCCCGTACCCGGTCCCGACCCACACCTTGATGGCGGCGTGGGCGATGAGGACGAGGACCACGGTCAACGGGACGCTCAGCACCAGCGCGGTCCTCGTCCCGTCGACGACGAGGAGCCGCAGCTCCTCCGTCCTCCCCTCGCGGCCGAGGGCCGACGCGTGCGGGAAGTACACCTGCACCAACGCCCGCAGCGCGTTGATGAACAGCTGCGCGGCCTTGGAGCCCACGGCGTAGACCGCCACGGCGCGCACGCCGAACAGCAGGCCCACCACGATCAGGTCCACCTTCAGGATGATCGTGAGGGCCACGTCCGCGATCAGGAACCACCACGACAGGCTGGCCGCCTCGCGCAGCCGCCCCCGGTCCACGTAGCGCCGCGACAGCCGGATGCCGGGCTGCAGGCGGCGCAGGAGGCGCCACCGCAGGACGTGGAACGGCAGCGAGACGAGGGCGCTGCCCACCGCCAGGGCCACCAGGCCCCCGCCGGCGAGGACGATGCCGACGATCGTGAGGCTGGTGGCCACGACCATCCCGATGTTCGACGCCGCCAGGAGGTCGTAGCGCTGGTGGGCGGCCAGGGCGCCCCCGAAGCTGTCGAACGGGATGGACACGGCCAACGCCACGGCCAGGACGACGAACACCGTCACCGACGCGTCGCGCAGGCCGGGCGGAATGGAGAACAACGAGGGCGACGCCACCGCGATGACCACGCCGGCGACGAAGGCGAGCAGCCCGAAGCCGGCGAGCACCGCCACGTTGGTGTTGAGGGTCCGCAGGATGCGTTCGGGGCGGCGGCCGATGTCCTCGGCCAGCAGCTTCGTGGTGGCACGCCCGAAGCCGAGCTCGAGGAGCTCGAGGTACCCGATGACGCCACCCGCCAGGGACCACACGCCGTAGGCGGACTGGCCGAGCGAGTGCAGCAGGACCGGGGTGATCAGCAGGCTCGACAGCGCCGTCGCCGCCAGGGCGGCGTAGTTCATGGTGACGTTGATGCCGAACCGGCGAGGGAGCCCGCCCTCCTGCGCCACGGCCTCGTCGCCACTCCACGTGGACTCCCAGAGGACCGAGCCCTCCCCGTCGTCGCCGGCGGGCATGGCGTCGTCACCCGTCGGCGACGTTCCCCCGCTCACGTGCCTCCTTCCGGCCCCGACCACGAACGTCCTGGAACGGCCGTGCGCCGCACCGCCCATCGTAGGTGCCCGGACCAGGGGCGGCGGGTGTTCCGTGCCACTGCGGCCGGTGCTCCACGGCCGGCGCGACACGACGAGGCCGTGCCGCGGGGTGCTATGCGGCGGCGACCGCCGGCCCCGGCGCGCTGACGACGCGGGCCTTGCCGTCCATCTTCGCCCGGTACATCGCCCGGTCGGCCTCGCGGATCAGGGCGTCGGAGGAGGAGCGCCGGGCCCCGCCACAGGTGGCGACGCCGATGCTCGCCGACAGCTGCCGATCGCCGAGCGGCGTGGCGAAGGGGGGCGTCAGCCCGTCGATGATCCGGGTGGCGATGGCCAGGGCGTGAGCGTCGTCGGTGATGTCCTCGCACACCACCACGAACTCGTCGCCCCCGAAGCGCCCGACGGTGTCGGTCGGCCGCACGCACGCGGAGAGCCGGTCGACGAAGGACGACAGGATGTCGTCGCCGACGTCGTGGCCGAGCTCGTCGTTCACGAGCTTGAAGTCGTCGATGTCGATGAAGAGGACGGCCGCCAGCGTCCGGGTCCGCCGGGTCCGGGCGATGGCGTGCACCAGCCGGTCGCTGATGAGGACCCGATTGGCGGCGCCGGTGAGGGGGTCGTGCACGGCGTGGTGCGACAGCGTGGCGGCGAGGGCCCGCTCGGCCTCGTAGAGCCGGGCGTTCGCCACGGCGATGGCGGCATGCTCGGCGAAGAGCGACACGGCCCGCAGGTCGTACTCGGAGTACGGGTGGTCGACCGAGCCGTTCAGGCTGAGCACCCCGAGCAGCTCGTTCTTGTGGAGCAGCGGAACACCCACGGCGCTCTCGCGCTTGACCTGGCCGCGCTCGGAGACCGTGCCCTGCACCAGGAGCGGCT
The sequence above is a segment of the Acidimicrobiales bacterium genome. Coding sequences within it:
- a CDS encoding oligosaccharide flippase family protein is translated as MSGGTSPTGDDAMPAGDDGEGSVLWESTWSGDEAVAQEGGLPRRFGINVTMNYAALAATALSSLLITPVLLHSLGQSAYGVWSLAGGVIGYLELLELGFGRATTKLLAEDIGRRPERILRTLNTNVAVLAGFGLLAFVAGVVIAVASPSLFSIPPGLRDASVTVFVVLAVALAVSIPFDSFGGALAAHQRYDLLAASNIGMVVATSLTIVGIVLAGGGLVALAVGSALVSLPFHVLRWRLLRRLQPGIRLSRRYVDRGRLREAASLSWWFLIADVALTIILKVDLIVVGLLFGVRAVAVYAVGSKAAQLFINALRALVQVYFPHASALGREGRTEELRLLVVDGTRTALVLSVPLTVVLVLIAHAAIKVWVGTGYGQSAEILIVLTLAMAVRSTASTAGVVLSGSGRARAVAGAGMVEAAVNLGSSVVLGLVMGPIGVAFGTLVGAVLVQVPWMVTLSCRVSDMSLRRFAADAIVPHVVPAVVTTVVLVGGHALLSDSTIHLLVLAVTAGVVYLGTYFAFGATPIERRRVLGALAAVRSRGRSSRH
- a CDS encoding sensor domain-containing diguanylate cyclase, which translates into the protein MTTTTAPPAAGRSSRRLEREARIVGIKEFSSPSLEAVDRRRSQLWTIAFAGLVCLAAAVALLTAGTSHSLGFANRFGFRVGTVALVLGLGGYVTEKERHLRRLSRLLVDERVLSAALSNRLKELAMLYEAGKAMNSVLVIGDVLRLILSSAFELLRATSGTILLLDGSGGLVEVCHAGETGAAAAGELGGGIAGRVARDREPLLVQGTVSERGQVKRESAVGVPLLHKNELLGVLSLNGSVDHPYSEYDLRAVSLFAEHAAIAVANARLYEAERALAATLSHHAVHDPLTGAANRVLISDRLVHAIARTRRTRTLAAVLFIDIDDFKLVNDELGHDVGDDILSSFVDRLSACVRPTDTVGRFGGDEFVVVCEDITDDAHALAIATRIIDGLTPPFATPLGDRQLSASIGVATCGGARRSSSDALIREADRAMYRAKMDGKARVVSAPGPAVAAA